A genomic stretch from Pontivivens ytuae includes:
- a CDS encoding AraC family transcriptional regulator, protein MTGELEEGMLRRALWTAYSDDTTRASIISTVANYAMSHGMTMAEIEAATGLTGFDLVDPERRLPDDVLPKLWNAFAAKSPVQANPMELARAAPLSVFGGLAHGAQFAGTLRSALKLLSDNAILLSNSAVITLEEDAHEARFISHHPKNAEDGGRMSQFAMALAVRLLRDLEGAQDFLHRIDFAQPANGPVESYERVFGVPVRFDQARNVMVVVREKLDTAIRHANPELFAYVEAHFAQERHRLEESMDPAPLKKLRRAILRNALSGIYRPAQAAAEARMSLRAAQRLARAHGTTLQRLIDEVRMAAARALLAAPDSDIANIAAIVGYADERAFRRAFRRLVSQSPSAYRADHGRRVAPAPGGFL, encoded by the coding sequence ATGACGGGCGAACTGGAAGAAGGGATGCTGCGCCGGGCGCTCTGGACCGCCTATTCCGACGATACGACACGGGCGAGCATCATCTCCACTGTCGCCAACTACGCGATGTCCCACGGCATGACGATGGCGGAGATCGAGGCGGCGACGGGCCTCACCGGCTTCGACCTCGTGGATCCGGAGCGGCGGCTGCCCGACGACGTGCTGCCGAAGCTCTGGAACGCCTTCGCGGCGAAGAGCCCGGTGCAGGCCAACCCGATGGAGCTCGCCCGCGCGGCCCCGCTCAGCGTCTTCGGCGGCCTGGCGCATGGGGCGCAGTTCGCGGGAACGTTGCGCAGCGCCCTGAAGCTGTTGAGCGACAACGCCATCCTGCTCTCGAACAGCGCCGTCATCACGCTGGAGGAGGATGCGCACGAGGCACGTTTCATCAGCCATCACCCGAAGAATGCCGAGGATGGCGGCCGCATGTCCCAGTTCGCCATGGCGCTTGCGGTGCGGCTGCTGCGCGATCTGGAGGGGGCGCAGGACTTCCTGCATCGGATCGACTTCGCACAGCCCGCGAACGGCCCGGTGGAGAGCTATGAGCGCGTTTTCGGCGTGCCGGTGCGCTTCGATCAGGCGCGTAATGTGATGGTGGTGGTGCGCGAGAAGCTCGACACCGCGATCCGGCACGCGAACCCGGAGCTATTCGCTTATGTCGAGGCGCATTTCGCGCAGGAGCGGCACCGGTTGGAGGAGAGCATGGATCCCGCGCCGCTGAAGAAGCTGCGCCGGGCGATCCTGCGCAATGCGCTGTCCGGCATCTACCGCCCCGCGCAGGCAGCGGCGGAGGCGCGGATGAGCCTGCGGGCGGCGCAACGGCTGGCGCGGGCGCATGGGACCACGCTGCAACGGCTGATCGATGAGGTGCGGATGGCGGCGGCACGGGCCCTGCTCGCAGCACCCGACTCCGACATCGCCAACATAGCGGCCATCGTGGGCTATGCCGACGAGCGGGCGTTTCGGCGCGCCTTCCGGCGACTGGTCAGCCAGTCGCCCTCGGCCTACCGGGCGGATCACGGACGGCGGGTCGCACCGGCCCCCGGCGGTTTCCTTTGA
- a CDS encoding aminotransferase, giving the protein MTSPINPALAATFAPPVMEARAWIAEATFPPERPLLNLSQAAPVDPPPEALRAAMAEALGDPAAHVYGPVLGLPELRETVAEQWSASYGGAIAADQVAITSGCNQAFCAAIATLAQAGDNVILPTPWYFNHKMWLDMMGIEARLLPCGPDMMPEPERAAELIDARTRAVVLVTPNNPTGAEYPGGLLDAFMTLCRTRGLGLIVDETYRDFDSREGAPHALFADPDWDDTLIHLYSFSKAFRLTGHRVGAMIAARDRLAQAEKVLDTVTICPNQIGQRAALHGLRHLGDWVAGERREILARRSALEGEFARLDGWKLLGCGAYFGYVRHPFEAPSDRTAKALVDTQSLLILPGTMFAPTDTDGFAEGTLRIAFANADAAGLAEMGRRLAAFTP; this is encoded by the coding sequence ATGACCAGCCCGATCAATCCCGCCCTCGCCGCCACCTTCGCCCCGCCCGTGATGGAGGCGCGGGCCTGGATCGCGGAGGCGACCTTTCCGCCCGAGCGGCCGCTCCTGAACCTCTCCCAGGCCGCTCCCGTCGATCCGCCGCCGGAGGCACTGCGCGCGGCCATGGCGGAGGCTCTGGGGGATCCTGCCGCCCATGTCTACGGCCCGGTGCTGGGATTGCCGGAGTTGCGGGAGACGGTGGCCGAACAGTGGTCGGCCTCCTATGGCGGCGCGATCGCTGCGGATCAGGTGGCGATCACCTCGGGCTGCAACCAGGCCTTCTGCGCCGCGATCGCGACGCTGGCGCAGGCGGGCGACAACGTGATCCTGCCGACGCCCTGGTACTTCAATCACAAAATGTGGCTCGACATGATGGGGATCGAGGCGCGGCTGCTGCCCTGCGGCCCCGACATGATGCCGGAGCCGGAGCGGGCGGCGGAGCTGATCGACGCGCGCACCCGCGCTGTGGTGCTGGTCACGCCCAACAACCCCACCGGCGCGGAGTATCCGGGCGGGCTGCTCGACGCCTTCATGACGCTCTGCCGGACCCGCGGCCTCGGCCTGATCGTCGATGAGACCTATCGCGATTTCGACAGCCGGGAGGGGGCGCCGCACGCCCTCTTCGCCGATCCGGACTGGGACGACACGCTGATCCACCTCTATTCCTTTTCCAAGGCATTCCGGCTGACCGGGCACCGGGTCGGCGCGATGATCGCGGCGCGCGACAGGCTGGCGCAGGCGGAGAAGGTGCTCGACACCGTCACCATCTGCCCTAACCAGATCGGGCAGCGCGCCGCCCTGCACGGGCTGCGGCACCTCGGCGACTGGGTCGCGGGCGAGCGGCGGGAGATCCTCGCCCGGCGCTCCGCGCTGGAGGGCGAGTTTGCGCGGCTCGACGGGTGGAAGCTGCTCGGCTGCGGCGCCTATTTCGGCTATGTCCGCCACCCCTTCGAGGCCCCCTCGGACCGGACTGCGAAGGCGCTGGTGGACACGCAATCCCTCCTGATCCTGCCCGGCACGATGTTCGCGCCCACGGACACCGACGGCTTTGCGGAGGGGACGCTGCGCATCGCCTTCGCCAATGCCGACGCCGCCGGACTGGCCGAGATGGGGCGGCGGCTCGCGGCTTTCACGCCATAG
- the trpD gene encoding anthranilate phosphoribosyltransferase, with protein sequence MSDRLKPLIAAACERPLTRAEAEEAFDVLMEGAATPHQIGGFLMALRTRGEVVDEYAAAASVMRAKCAAVRAPEGAMDIVGTGGDGKGTLNISTATAFVVAGCGVPVAKHGNRNLSSKSGAADALGQMGIEVMVGPEVVEQALAEVGIAFMMAPMHHPAIRHVMPARQELGTRTIFNILGPLTNPAGVSRQLTGAFSRDLIRPMAETLQVLGAEKAWLVHGSDGTDELSIAGVSWVAALENGAVVDRELHPEQAGLPVHPFEAILGGSPEENGAAFRALLDGTEGAYRDAVLLNAAAALVVADRVDDLKAGVEMARESIDSGAAKAKVEALARVTQAAARD encoded by the coding sequence ATGTCTGACCGCCTGAAGCCGCTGATCGCGGCGGCCTGCGAACGCCCGCTGACGCGCGCCGAGGCAGAGGAGGCGTTCGACGTGCTGATGGAGGGGGCGGCCACCCCGCACCAGATCGGCGGCTTCCTGATGGCGCTGCGCACCCGTGGCGAGGTGGTGGACGAATACGCGGCCGCAGCCTCCGTCATGCGGGCGAAATGCGCAGCGGTGCGCGCACCCGAGGGCGCGATGGACATCGTGGGCACCGGGGGCGACGGCAAGGGCACGCTCAACATCTCCACCGCCACGGCCTTCGTCGTGGCGGGCTGTGGGGTGCCGGTCGCGAAGCACGGGAACCGCAATCTCTCGTCGAAGTCGGGGGCGGCAGACGCGCTCGGCCAGATGGGGATCGAGGTGATGGTGGGGCCGGAGGTCGTGGAGCAGGCGCTTGCAGAGGTCGGCATCGCCTTCATGATGGCGCCGATGCACCACCCCGCGATCCGCCATGTGATGCCCGCGCGTCAGGAATTGGGCACGCGCACGATCTTCAACATCCTCGGCCCGCTCACCAACCCCGCGGGGGTGAGTCGGCAGCTCACCGGCGCGTTTTCCCGCGACCTGATCCGGCCGATGGCCGAGACTTTGCAGGTGCTGGGGGCGGAGAAAGCCTGGCTGGTTCACGGGTCTGACGGCACGGATGAGCTGTCGATCGCGGGGGTAAGCTGGGTCGCGGCGCTGGAAAACGGCGCGGTGGTCGACCGAGAGCTGCATCCGGAGCAGGCGGGCCTCCCCGTCCATCCGTTCGAAGCGATCCTCGGCGGAAGTCCGGAGGAAAACGGCGCCGCCTTCCGCGCGCTGCTCGACGGGACCGAGGGCGCCTATCGCGATGCCGTGCTGCTCAATGCAGCCGCCGCACTCGTCGTGGCGGACCGCGTGGACGATCTGAAGGCGGGCGTCGAGATGGCACGCGAGAGCATCGACAGCGGTGCCGCGAAGGCCAAGGTCGAGGCGCTGGCTCGCGTCACGCAGGCGGCAGCGCGTGACTGA
- a CDS encoding LysR family transcriptional regulator, giving the protein MNLAAFDLNLLTAFDALMAERHVGRAAARIGIGQPAMSKRLATLRLLLRDDLFTRTRTGVRPTARAIELAEPVRASLATLEAALGGHRAFRPERAERTFRVSMTDHIAAVLLPPLMAELGRVAPHVTLSVRFVNRLDVADALTDGDLDLAMTILPDAPPPIRKADLFEESFVCLVAADHPGIRLPEGETIPLDLYLGYPHVLVTMAGDTWGFVDRLLADMGHKRHLGLALPYNLVVPEVVAGTNMIVTLAERVADRFADADVQRLAAPVPWDPYTETMLWHRRNDGDPGLAWLRRVIAEVCITV; this is encoded by the coding sequence ATGAATCTCGCAGCCTTCGATCTGAACCTGCTGACCGCCTTCGACGCGCTGATGGCCGAGCGGCATGTCGGCCGGGCGGCTGCGCGCATCGGTATCGGACAGCCTGCCATGAGCAAGCGACTGGCCACGCTTCGCCTTCTGCTACGCGACGATCTCTTCACCCGGACCCGCACCGGCGTGCGCCCGACCGCGCGCGCGATTGAGCTGGCCGAGCCGGTGCGCGCCTCCCTCGCGACCCTTGAGGCCGCGCTCGGTGGCCACCGGGCGTTCCGCCCCGAGCGGGCCGAGAGGACATTCCGCGTGTCGATGACCGACCATATCGCCGCCGTCCTCCTACCACCGTTGATGGCCGAGCTGGGCCGCGTCGCACCGCACGTCACCCTGTCCGTTCGCTTCGTGAACCGCCTGGATGTCGCAGATGCGCTAACCGACGGCGATCTGGACCTCGCCATGACGATCCTGCCCGACGCTCCACCTCCGATCCGCAAGGCGGATCTCTTCGAGGAAAGCTTCGTCTGTCTCGTCGCCGCGGACCATCCCGGGATCCGGTTGCCCGAGGGGGAGACGATCCCGCTCGACCTCTACCTGGGATATCCCCACGTCCTCGTAACGATGGCGGGGGACACGTGGGGCTTCGTGGACCGTCTGCTGGCCGATATGGGACACAAGCGGCATCTTGGGCTTGCCCTGCCTTACAATCTCGTCGTGCCGGAGGTCGTGGCGGGCACCAACATGATCGTCACGCTGGCGGAACGGGTCGCGGACCGCTTCGCCGACGCCGACGTCCAGCGCCTCGCTGCACCCGTGCCGTGGGATCCCTATACAGAGACGATGCTCTGGCACCGCCGCAACGACGGCGACCCGGGCCTTGCATGGCTGCGCCGGGTAATCGCGGAGGTCTGCATCACCGTCTGA
- a CDS encoding divergent polysaccharide deacetylase family protein, translated as MAMASGGGSFLSGFFGGLVVSAAAFVGLTIAIPPQVVEPAAPVEVAIEQAPPPDTPQFPEVISGEATPSSQSAPDQPSASGVPTEPAPTPAVDPPISQREIALAPIPLPESEITAESGAPRPSSSSTGGVTIPSTSSALDAPETAVVNLSASSASPSRPRAGTGAPGRSLGLDTPTTGAPNSLPRASATGSLSRPPVASIQPEAGATSSDPTPQAPEAAAPPPSLPDADPVTEAVAQERSPLRLNAARFNDPGGRALLSVVLVDLGEDQFPISTLDNLSLPVTIAIPADLPNAAQRAAAFRSAGVEVLAMIPEGTLGDLNTLDTTSQRERLAEILAAVPQAVGLIDRTGGVVSSSTATAQAVVDYVELSGHALLVQPSIGLTQPDRLAEAANVPAATISRVLDASEGVPAMQNALQRVAVDARSTGSSVVMGNSDAATITTLLTWAITSGNREIALAPVSAVVTQ; from the coding sequence ATGGCTATGGCGTCTGGGGGCGGTAGCTTTCTGAGTGGTTTTTTCGGCGGCCTCGTGGTCAGCGCCGCGGCCTTTGTCGGCCTGACCATCGCGATCCCGCCGCAAGTCGTGGAACCGGCCGCTCCGGTCGAGGTGGCGATCGAACAGGCGCCACCGCCGGACACGCCGCAATTTCCCGAGGTGATCTCCGGCGAGGCGACGCCGAGTTCGCAATCCGCACCCGATCAGCCGTCGGCGAGCGGTGTGCCGACCGAACCGGCGCCGACGCCGGCCGTCGATCCGCCGATTTCCCAGCGGGAGATCGCGCTGGCGCCGATCCCGCTGCCCGAATCCGAGATCACGGCCGAGAGTGGCGCGCCGCGCCCGTCGAGCTCCTCGACCGGCGGCGTGACGATCCCGTCGACTTCCAGCGCGCTCGATGCGCCGGAGACGGCGGTCGTGAACCTGTCTGCCTCCTCCGCATCGCCGTCCCGCCCGCGGGCCGGGACCGGGGCGCCGGGACGCTCGCTCGGCCTCGACACGCCGACGACGGGCGCGCCGAACAGCCTGCCGCGCGCCTCCGCCACCGGTTCGCTGTCGCGGCCGCCGGTCGCTTCGATCCAGCCGGAGGCGGGTGCTACCTCCAGCGATCCGACCCCGCAGGCGCCCGAGGCTGCCGCCCCGCCGCCCAGCCTACCGGACGCCGATCCGGTGACCGAGGCCGTGGCGCAGGAGCGCTCGCCCCTGCGGCTCAACGCGGCCCGCTTCAACGATCCGGGCGGGCGGGCGCTGCTTTCCGTCGTTCTGGTCGATCTCGGCGAGGACCAGTTCCCGATCTCGACCCTCGACAACCTGAGCCTGCCGGTTACGATCGCGATCCCCGCGGACCTGCCCAACGCCGCACAGCGCGCCGCGGCGTTCCGCTCGGCCGGTGTAGAGGTGCTCGCGATGATCCCGGAGGGCACGCTGGGCGATCTCAACACGCTCGACACCACGAGCCAGCGCGAGCGCCTGGCCGAGATCCTCGCCGCCGTCCCGCAGGCGGTCGGGCTCATCGACCGCACCGGCGGCGTGGTGAGCTCCTCCACTGCGACGGCACAAGCGGTTGTCGATTATGTCGAGCTCTCCGGCCACGCGCTGCTGGTTCAGCCGAGCATCGGCCTGACGCAGCCCGATCGTCTGGCGGAGGCGGCGAACGTGCCCGCCGCCACGATCTCCCGCGTGCTGGATGCGAGCGAAGGGGTGCCCGCGATGCAGAACGCGCTGCAGCGGGTCGCGGTCGATGCGCGCAGCACCGGCAGCTCGGTCGTGATGGGCAACAGCGATGCCGCGACGATCACCACGCTGCTGACCTGGGCCATCACGTCGGGGAATCGCGAGATCGCGCTCGCGCCGGTCAGCGCAGTGGTTACCCAGTAA
- a CDS encoding anthranilate synthase component II has protein sequence MLLLIDNYDSFTYNLVHYVGELGAEVRVERNDAIDVPAAMALRPSAILLSPGPCDPDQAGICLALVAAAAETRTPLMGVCLGHQAIGQHFGGTVTRADAIMHGKVDAIRHAGGGLFAGLPSPFDATRYHSLTVARESIPDCLEITADVADGTVMGLSHKELPIHGVQFHPESIASEHGHKMLKTFLDLAEPAHV, from the coding sequence ATGCTGTTGCTGATCGATAACTACGACAGCTTCACGTACAATCTTGTCCATTATGTGGGCGAATTGGGCGCTGAGGTTCGCGTTGAGCGAAACGACGCGATCGACGTGCCGGCCGCGATGGCGCTGCGGCCCTCGGCGATCCTGCTCTCACCCGGTCCCTGCGACCCGGATCAGGCGGGCATCTGCCTCGCGCTCGTGGCCGCGGCGGCGGAGACGCGGACGCCGCTGATGGGGGTCTGCCTCGGCCATCAGGCGATCGGGCAGCATTTCGGCGGAACCGTCACGCGGGCCGATGCGATCATGCACGGCAAGGTCGATGCGATCCGGCATGCGGGCGGCGGCCTCTTCGCGGGGCTCCCGAGCCCGTTCGACGCGACGCGCTACCACTCCCTGACCGTGGCGCGGGAGAGCATTCCGGACTGCCTCGAGATCACGGCGGACGTGGCCGACGGCACCGTGATGGGGCTGAGCCACAAGGAGCTGCCGATCCACGGGGTGCAGTTCCACCCTGAATCCATCGCCTCCGAACACGGGCACAAGATGCTGAAAACCTTCCTCGATCTCGCCGAGCCTGCCCATGTCTGA
- the trpE gene encoding anthranilate synthase component I, translating into MRLHPEKEAVAAELAAGRNAIVWTRLVADLDTPVSVMLKLAGARTDSFMLESVTGGENRGRYSAIGMKPDLIWRCRGEEAAINRHARYDADAFEIDDRDPLTSLRALLEESRIDLPADLPPMAAGLFGYLGYDMVRHVEHLPDVNPDPLGLPDALMIRPTVVAILDAVKGEVIVCSPVWAGDGTYDQAAERVMDAVADLDRAPVGETRDIGAEAEMPEPVSNTSRTEYDAIVEKAKDYIRAGDIFQVVPSQRWSLPFAQPPFALYRALRRTNPSPYMFFFNFGGFQVIGASPEILVQVRDRKVTIRPIAGTRPRGRTTDEDVTLEADLLADPKERAEHLMLLDLGRNDVGRVAKIGTVTPTEQFIIERYSHVMHIVSNVEGELSADHDALSALLAGLPAGTVSGAPKVRAMEIIDELEKEKRGVYGGGVGYFSAAGEMDICIALRTAVLKDETLYVQAGGGVVYDSDPAAEYQETVNKAGALMAAAREAVGQARRGNR; encoded by the coding sequence ATGCGTCTCCATCCCGAAAAGGAGGCCGTCGCGGCCGAGCTCGCGGCGGGCCGCAACGCGATCGTCTGGACGCGGCTCGTCGCCGATCTCGACACGCCGGTGAGCGTGATGTTGAAGCTCGCGGGGGCGCGCACCGACAGCTTCATGCTGGAATCGGTCACGGGCGGCGAGAACCGCGGCCGCTACTCCGCCATCGGGATGAAGCCCGACCTGATCTGGCGCTGCCGGGGCGAGGAGGCCGCGATCAACCGCCATGCCCGCTATGACGCGGACGCGTTCGAGATCGACGACCGCGATCCGCTGACGTCGCTGCGCGCGCTGCTGGAGGAAAGCCGGATCGACCTGCCCGCGGACCTGCCGCCGATGGCCGCCGGGCTCTTCGGCTATCTGGGCTACGACATGGTCCGTCACGTCGAGCACCTGCCGGACGTGAACCCCGACCCGCTGGGCCTGCCCGACGCGCTGATGATCCGCCCGACTGTGGTCGCGATCCTCGACGCGGTGAAGGGCGAGGTCATCGTCTGCTCCCCGGTCTGGGCGGGCGACGGCACCTATGACCAAGCCGCCGAGCGCGTGATGGACGCCGTCGCCGATCTCGACCGCGCCCCGGTGGGCGAGACCCGCGACATCGGCGCGGAGGCAGAGATGCCGGAGCCCGTCTCCAACACCAGCCGCACCGAATACGACGCGATCGTGGAGAAGGCGAAGGACTACATCCGCGCGGGCGACATCTTCCAGGTTGTGCCGTCGCAGCGCTGGTCCCTGCCCTTCGCCCAGCCGCCCTTCGCCCTCTACCGCGCGCTCAGACGGACGAACCCGTCGCCCTACATGTTCTTCTTTAACTTCGGCGGCTTCCAGGTGATCGGCGCGAGCCCCGAAATCCTGGTGCAGGTCCGCGACCGGAAGGTCACCATACGCCCCATCGCGGGGACCCGGCCGCGGGGCCGCACGACGGACGAGGACGTGACGCTGGAGGCCGATCTGCTCGCCGACCCAAAGGAACGGGCGGAGCATCTGATGCTGCTCGACCTCGGTCGCAACGATGTGGGCCGGGTCGCGAAGATCGGGACAGTCACACCCACCGAACAGTTCATCATCGAGCGCTACTCCCACGTCATGCACATCGTCTCGAATGTCGAAGGGGAGCTCTCGGCGGATCACGACGCCCTCTCCGCCCTCCTCGCCGGTCTGCCTGCGGGCACCGTCTCCGGCGCGCCGAAAGTCCGCGCGATGGAGATCATCGACGAGCTGGAGAAGGAGAAGCGCGGCGTCTATGGCGGCGGCGTCGGCTACTTCTCGGCCGCGGGCGAGATGGACATCTGCATCGCGCTGCGCACGGCGGTGCTGAAGGATGAGACACTCTATGTGCAGGCCGGCGGCGGTGTGGTCTATGACAGCGACCCGGCCGCCGAATACCAGGAAACGGTCAACAAGGCCGGCGCCCTGATGGCTGCCGCGCGCGAGGCTGTCGGGCAGGCGCGCCGGGGCAACCGCTGA
- a CDS encoding peptidylprolyl isomerase: MRSSKRSFFGWVIIGLLIIGLGAFGFTDILTGGSSQSVARVGKTDVTVTEFRVAFENRINALQRQFGIRIDAATAQNQGIDDAVVAELLRSAAYRDEAARVGLSTPDEAVQEAVLSTPGLANAAGEFDAATYRYFLQQRGLNPARYETLVRQSETVATLQNVVAAGATLPPVAANTLMTFLGEERSIAWALIASDPEAVEDPGDETLQTFLEENEPRYRTPEYRQITFARLIPEELAETIEVSDEELREIYEAEIDRFRQPARRIVERLSFPDEAAAEAARTAIEAGETNLVELAAERGLTSGDISLGLVAERDLDRAAREPVFATDETGIVGPIATDLGPVLYAINAILPASEVSFEDARDDLAREVALQEAGDLAIDENIRAEELIAGGATPQELADETAYTLGTARVARGEAGDVPPEVVAEAFASDLGEDRDQIEVGELNFYAVRVDEIIPPELPPLAEIRADVLADWRDAEALAATMEQAEMLRAELEEGRTLTAIAERDGLIVQEDSEITRDGELGLLPPDLLPQLFEAEPGTPLVVETEAGAALVVLTDITPFDLEGEEAATLREIFTTQTSIDVEQDVAAYFANSIADERGVRINQTVLDQIVQSLR, translated from the coding sequence ATGCGATCCTCCAAACGCAGCTTCTTCGGCTGGGTCATCATCGGGCTTCTCATCATCGGCCTCGGCGCCTTCGGGTTTACCGACATCCTGACCGGCGGCAGCTCGCAAAGCGTGGCGCGCGTGGGCAAGACCGACGTGACGGTGACGGAGTTCCGCGTGGCCTTCGAGAACCGGATCAACGCGCTGCAACGCCAGTTCGGGATCCGTATCGATGCGGCGACAGCGCAGAACCAGGGCATCGACGATGCGGTGGTGGCGGAGCTGTTGCGCAGTGCCGCCTATCGCGACGAGGCGGCGCGCGTGGGCCTCTCGACCCCGGACGAGGCAGTGCAGGAGGCGGTGCTATCGACCCCCGGTCTCGCCAATGCGGCCGGTGAGTTCGATGCGGCGACCTACCGCTATTTCCTCCAGCAACGCGGCCTGAACCCTGCGCGCTACGAGACGCTGGTCCGTCAGTCCGAGACCGTGGCGACCCTTCAGAACGTGGTCGCCGCCGGCGCCACCCTGCCCCCGGTCGCGGCGAATACGCTGATGACCTTCCTAGGTGAGGAGCGCTCGATCGCCTGGGCGCTGATCGCCTCCGACCCAGAGGCGGTGGAGGATCCCGGCGACGAGACGCTCCAGACCTTCCTGGAGGAGAACGAGCCGCGCTACCGCACCCCGGAATACCGCCAGATCACCTTCGCCCGGCTGATCCCCGAGGAGCTGGCCGAGACCATCGAGGTGAGCGACGAGGAGCTGCGCGAGATCTACGAGGCCGAGATCGACCGCTTCCGCCAGCCGGCCCGCCGCATCGTCGAGCGGCTGTCCTTCCCGGACGAGGCCGCGGCCGAGGCGGCCCGCACGGCGATCGAAGCGGGCGAGACCAACCTCGTCGAGCTCGCCGCCGAGCGGGGCCTGACCTCCGGCGATATCAGCCTCGGCCTCGTGGCCGAACGCGATCTCGACCGTGCGGCGCGCGAGCCCGTCTTCGCGACGGACGAGACGGGCATCGTCGGCCCCATCGCGACCGATCTCGGCCCCGTGCTCTATGCCATCAACGCAATCCTGCCCGCGAGCGAGGTGAGCTTCGAGGACGCGCGCGACGACCTCGCCCGCGAGGTCGCTTTGCAGGAAGCGGGCGACCTTGCCATCGACGAGAACATCCGCGCCGAGGAGCTGATCGCCGGCGGCGCCACTCCGCAGGAACTCGCCGACGAGACCGCCTATACCCTCGGCACCGCCCGCGTGGCGCGTGGCGAGGCGGGCGATGTGCCGCCCGAAGTCGTGGCCGAGGCCTTCGCCTCCGACCTCGGCGAGGATCGCGACCAGATCGAGGTGGGCGAGCTGAACTTCTATGCCGTGCGCGTCGACGAGATCATCCCGCCCGAGCTGCCGCCACTGGCCGAGATCCGCGCCGACGTGCTCGCCGACTGGCGCGACGCCGAGGCGCTCGCCGCCACGATGGAGCAGGCCGAAATGCTGCGCGCGGAGCTGGAGGAAGGCCGCACGCTGACCGCCATTGCCGAGCGCGACGGCCTGATCGTGCAGGAGGACAGCGAGATCACCCGCGACGGTGAGCTCGGCCTGCTGCCCCCCGACCTCCTGCCGCAACTCTTCGAGGCGGAGCCCGGTACCCCGCTGGTGGTCGAGACGGAGGCGGGAGCCGCACTCGTCGTCCTTACCGACATCACCCCGTTCGATCTGGAAGGTGAGGAAGCCGCGACGCTGCGCGAGATCTTCACCACCCAGACCTCCATCGATGTGGAGCAGGACGTCGCCGCCTATTTCGCGAACTCCATCGCGGACGAGCGCGGCGTACGCATCAACCAGACGGTGCTCGACCAGATCGTGCAGAGCCTGCGCTGA